From Chromohalobacter canadensis, one genomic window encodes:
- a CDS encoding anti-sigma factor codes for MTDHDDIDMLAAEYVLGTLDAEERAEVARRRQHDADLDACILAWEARLAPLGNEVETIAPGPDLLARIERRIDDLETTFQTKSKSEDDTHGTAQVIALRRLGFWRGCAGLATAAALILAVVLIAPFDDTPDAPPFVAVFQQDDQQPAFMLSVDLDSRRLNVRPVTAKPLPDRSYQLWIKSDALGPKPRSVGVLNDDLSLPADALSDYDSELLKRATFGISIEPPGGSPTGQPTGSAIHGYLYPTDRDAVSQHL; via the coding sequence ATGACCGACCACGACGACATCGACATGCTGGCCGCCGAGTACGTACTGGGCACCCTCGACGCCGAGGAACGCGCCGAGGTGGCCCGGCGCCGGCAGCACGACGCCGATCTCGACGCGTGCATCCTCGCCTGGGAAGCACGCCTCGCCCCGCTCGGCAACGAGGTCGAGACCATCGCCCCGGGACCGGATTTGCTGGCCAGGATCGAGCGTCGCATCGACGATCTCGAGACGACTTTTCAGACAAAATCCAAGTCGGAAGACGACACCCACGGCACGGCCCAGGTGATCGCGCTGCGTCGCCTCGGCTTCTGGCGCGGGTGCGCCGGCCTGGCCACGGCCGCGGCGCTGATACTCGCCGTGGTGCTGATCGCGCCGTTCGACGACACGCCGGATGCACCGCCCTTCGTGGCCGTCTTCCAGCAGGACGACCAGCAGCCGGCCTTCATGCTTTCCGTCGACCTCGACAGCCGCCGACTCAACGTACGCCCGGTGACCGCCAAGCCACTGCCGGACCGCAGCTATCAGCTATGGATCAAGTCGGATGCACTGGGGCCCAAGCCCCGCTCGGTGGGCGTGCTGAACGACGACTTGAGCCTGCCGGCCGACGCCCTGAGCGACTACGATTCCGAGTTGCTCAAGCGGGCCACCTTCGGCATCAGCATCGAGCCGCCGGGCGGTTCCCCCACCGGCCAGCCGACGGGCTCCGCGATTCACGGCTATCTATATCCCACCGACCGGGACGCGGTATCACAGCATTTGTGA